From Desulfocurvus vexinensis DSM 17965:
AGGGCCGTCAGCACATCGTGGACGCGCAACTCGACCAGGCGCTCCGCCTCAGCTTCGGCCAATTCCTCGGGCGAGAGTCCGTGCTTGGCCAAAGACGGCAGCCCGGCCTTGGCCGCGAGGAAATCGCGGGCATGCTGATGGCTCTCCGGCATGGGGCCGGACTGTCCTCGCGTCACCTGGCCCGATTGGATGAACTCCACGAGCTGGAGCACGTCGCCGCCGACGCCGCAGCCGAAGCAATACCAACCCTGCTTGTCGAGCATGACATGAAGGGACCGGTGCGATCGGCTACTGTGGTTCGGGCAGTCGCATTGGAGCAGGCGGTCGGATTCATGCAGGATGTGAGCGCCGAGCAGTTCCCGCGCGACCATACCGATGTCGACCTCGGTGACCCGCCGGTAATACTCCCTCACGTTGTCCTGACGTTCGAATGCCATGCGCGCTCCGCTCCAAGAATGTCCATTCGCTACTGACCGGTCGTCGCGGGAACACGGGATTCCTCAAGGCGACCTGCATCCAGCAGGAGGGAGAGGAACGTTCGGCGGTCGTCCTGTTTCCTCTTTCTGGCGCAGTTCGAGATGCCCCAGCGGTCCCCGACGAGGACCGTCGTCTGTCTGGCCCGCGTGACGCCGGTGTAGAGAAGGTTCCGGTGGTGCATGAAGGAGTGGGCCTTGTGGACCACCACCACGGCGCATGGAAACTCGGAGCCCTGCGCCTTGTGGATCGTCAGGGCATAGGCGAGTTGGATGTCCTGCAGGTTGGGCGAACCGGCCTCGATCTCCACCGGGATGCCGTCGAAGTCCACGCTCAGAGAGCCGTCTCGGCCGACGTGGAGCACCACGCCCATCGCGCCGTTCATGACGCCGATCTCGTAGTTGTTCCGGGTCTGGATGACCTTGTCATGCGCGAGAAACTTGGGCCGGCGACCGGGGGGCGTCGGGGGCACTTCGACATTCCAGAGTCTGCGCTGCACCAGACGTTGAAGCTCGCAGTTGAGATCGCGTGTTCCCAGCGGTCCCTTGTGGGTCGGGGTCAGAAGCTGGACATCGGTCAACAGGTCGAACCCGAGGCGTTCAACGAGCACATTCTCGAAGAGGTCCAGTACGAACCGCTGCGCGTCCCATTGATCAGTGAACTGATCCACCACGTACCAAGCCCGTCGGCCGGAGGGTTCGGCGTCGCTCGTCTTGCGGACCTCGCCATTCAAGACGGCGATGCTGTTCTCCTTCAGGATGCCGGCCTGCCGTACCACCTGGTCGAGGAGCACCGTGGGAACCATCCGCGACTGAACCAGGTCCCGCAACAGATTGCCCGGTCCGACGGGAGGCAGTTGGTTGTGGTCTCCAACCAGCACAACGGCGGTCCGCTCGAGGTCGATGCTCTGAAAGAGGTGCCAAGCCAGGGGCACATCCACCATCGAGACCTCGTCGACGATGATCACGTCGGCGTCGATGGGATCGTCCGGTCCCCGGGCGTAGTCCTTGCCGTTGAAACCCAGCAGCCGGTGGATCGTGCCCGCCGGATGTCCGACGACCTGTTCGAGACGCTTGGCGGCCTTGCCCGTGGGCGCGGCCAGGATGACGCGCAGCCCCTGTTCCTCGTAAACGCCGGTGATGGCGGATACGGTGAAGGTCTTGCCGCTGCCCGCTCCGCCGGAGATGAGCGAAATCGAATGACGAATCGCTGTGACGGCGGCCTGCCGCTGACCCGCGTTGAGCTGCGGCGCGGTTTCCACGACCATGTCGGACAACCGGTCTTGGCCGGGGAAGTGCGGATTGGGCGCTCCGCCGTTCCGGAAGACCTTTGCCAGGTCCTCCTCCATCGCACGGATTTCAGGTTTGGCTACGATGAACCTCCCGCCGTGGGAGACGCAGACCAGGGCTTTCTCGTCGATGAGCCGGTCAAGCGCCTGCTCGATACGGTCGCGGCTGTCGAGGACGTCCATGACCAGCAGCACGTTGGCTTGGTCGACCAACTCCTCGAACTCGATCCAGCAGTCGCCTTGATCCAGCGATTCGTTCACGCAGTGGAGAACGCCGGCCCGGATACGCGCGGGGTCGTCTTTGGCGGTGCCCATCTTCCTGGCGATCTTGTCCACGCGCTTGAACCCGAAGCCGCGGACCTCGCGCACGATGATGTATGGATCTGCCTTGAGCAGTCCCAACGCGTCGTTGCCGAATTTCTTGACCAGGCTCGTTACCTGGTGATGGGTGAGATCGAAGGCGGCCAACCAGGTGATCGCCTTGTTGGTCTCCCGCGTCTTGAGCCACTCTGAGCGGAGCTTCTGTACGGCATCCGGCGACAGCCTTGCAGCCTCGGCGATTTGTCCGGGCTCGTCGGAGATGATCCGGTCGAAATCATGACCGAAGCGTTCGGCGATCAAGCGGGCTTTGACCGGGCCGATGCCTTTCATCTCCGGGTGGTTGGCCAGGTAGTTGGCGAGACCGTCGGCGTCCAGATCGAGATCGTATTCCATACCCTCGACCTCGAATTGTCGGCCGTACTTCGGGTGTGTCACCCAGCGGCCGTTCAGCACAACCGGTTCGTTCTCACGGGCGAAGAGCCTTCCGGCGAATTGCACTTCGTCGCCGTCGGCCGTCGTGAGACGGCCTGCGGAAAACCGCGGCCCGGCGTAAAAGACCGTCTCGACGCGGCCGCGGACGGTTACGGATTGGTTGTTTGATCTTGTTCGCATCGTCTCGATACCTTCCGGTGATACCTGTGTAGAAATTCCTCCACGAACCGGCAGGCAGCCTGCCGGTCGGAGCAGAAAAACACCGGGATGCCGAAATCGACGACGATGGAAAGCAGTGCTCCCAGGACGGCGTTGGGATGCGCTCCGGAGCGGTAGCGGCCTCCGAGGATGTCCCGGAGATCCGCTTCCACCACGACGCACGCGGCGGCGTATTCGGAGAGGCGGCGCAGTTCCTTTGTGAACCGCTTTCGGGATCGGATGACGGTGGAGACGAAATCCTCAAGGGTCTTTCGCTCCACCGCCACGGAATCCTCATGCCCCTCGACGGAGTAATCCCCGGCGGGGAGGGCGCGGCGGACGACCTCCGTGCAACCGGATTCAAAGGCGTAGGGTTCCTGCTCCCGCGTGTCGACGACGACGGTGACCCGGTTCACGTCAGAACGGGGCCAGGGCGTTACGAGCCGCCGAGTCGTATTCGTCTCCGCCGTCTTCGAGCACGATGCGCCGGTTGATGTAGACGTTCTCGTTCTCGCCGCGCGTGCGCTTGGTGATCTCGAGCTTGACGTTGATGAGCTTCTCCAGGTTGGCCGGAAGCTCGGAGAGCTTGTCCAGATCCAACCCGCAGGTGTGCAGGTCCGTCTTGAGCCACTTGATGT
This genomic window contains:
- the recD2 gene encoding SF1B family DNA helicase RecD2, with amino-acid sequence MRTRSNNQSVTVRGRVETVFYAGPRFSAGRLTTADGDEVQFAGRLFARENEPVVLNGRWVTHPKYGRQFEVEGMEYDLDLDADGLANYLANHPEMKGIGPVKARLIAERFGHDFDRIISDEPGQIAEAARLSPDAVQKLRSEWLKTRETNKAITWLAAFDLTHHQVTSLVKKFGNDALGLLKADPYIIVREVRGFGFKRVDKIARKMGTAKDDPARIRAGVLHCVNESLDQGDCWIEFEELVDQANVLLVMDVLDSRDRIEQALDRLIDEKALVCVSHGGRFIVAKPEIRAMEEDLAKVFRNGGAPNPHFPGQDRLSDMVVETAPQLNAGQRQAAVTAIRHSISLISGGAGSGKTFTVSAITGVYEEQGLRVILAAPTGKAAKRLEQVVGHPAGTIHRLLGFNGKDYARGPDDPIDADVIIVDEVSMVDVPLAWHLFQSIDLERTAVVLVGDHNQLPPVGPGNLLRDLVQSRMVPTVLLDQVVRQAGILKENSIAVLNGEVRKTSDAEPSGRRAWYVVDQFTDQWDAQRFVLDLFENVLVERLGFDLLTDVQLLTPTHKGPLGTRDLNCELQRLVQRRLWNVEVPPTPPGRRPKFLAHDKVIQTRNNYEIGVMNGAMGVVLHVGRDGSLSVDFDGIPVEIEAGSPNLQDIQLAYALTIHKAQGSEFPCAVVVVHKAHSFMHHRNLLYTGVTRARQTTVLVGDRWGISNCARKRKQDDRRTFLSLLLDAGRLEESRVPATTGQ
- a CDS encoding ERCC4 domain-containing protein, encoding MNRVTVVVDTREQEPYAFESGCTEVVRRALPAGDYSVEGHEDSVAVERKTLEDFVSTVIRSRKRFTKELRRLSEYAAACVVVEADLRDILGGRYRSGAHPNAVLGALLSIVVDFGIPVFFCSDRQAACRFVEEFLHRYHRKVSRRCEQDQTTNP